The following nucleotide sequence is from Bacteroidota bacterium.
TTGATGGTTTTGTCGCTTTAACAGTTTTTGCACCCCAAGCCGTGTTGCCCATTACAACATCGTCAAGTCCAACGTTTGAAGGTTTCCAATCAGCACCAATGCAAGTTGCGAAAATACTTTCCCAATCAGAGCCTTCAAGTTCAGGTTTCCCTTTAGAAGCAAGAAGATAGATTAATTCTTTGCCAAGTATAAAAGGAAACTCTTTCGGAAATTCGTTTAATGGAAAAGCCGAAACGGATTTATTTACTGTTCTTAATTTTGGTGATTTATTGTTTTCCATAGCTGACTTCATATTCTCTTAAAACCGAAGTCATATCCATTGAGGTTGCAACAAACGGTAATAGTTTTAAAATAACTGCTTTAACTAAATTTACTGGAACTGCGTTTCCTGCCTGTTTCCTCGCTTGAGTGTCTGCTACAACAATTTTATAACTATCTGGAAATCCTTGCAAACGAAACATTTCCCGAGGTGTTAAACGCCTTTCTCCGTTTACTAGTAAATAATTATATGATGCACCAGCACGTAAAGCACAAGAATATGGATAAGAACAAATATTGCCAGCTTTATTTTCGTGCCAAATAGAAAGCGGATACGCTGACTTGTGTTTATCTTTTCGTTTCTGTGCAATATATTCAGAAGCATAATGTTTTTTGTCAACCTTTTTTTCAAGAATTTCCGAAAGGGGCTTGAATGGCCTAACAGGAGAAGGATAGTTAAACAATATAGGTTCTCTGTGTCCGACAATTATTACTCGTTCTCGTTTTTGAGGAAGTCCATAGTCAAGAGCATTTAATACAGCAAATTGGACATTGTAACCCAAATCTTTTTCTAAAGTCTTAATAATAGTCTTTAGTGTTTTACCACCATTGTGTCCAACAAGTTG
It contains:
- the dcm gene encoding DNA (cytosine-5-)-methyltransferase — its product is MEKLKFIDLFCGIGGFRTAMDQACIENNLIPECVFSSDIDKFCQDSYEANFGHRPAGDITKVDEKDIPDHDILFAGFPCQPFSIIGQMQGFNDIRGTLFFDIARIIKHKKPKAFILENVKQLVGHNGGKTLKTIIKTLEKDLGYNVQFAVLNALDYGLPQKRERVIIVGHREPILFNYPSPVRPFKPLSEILEKKVDKKHYASEYIAQKRKDKHKSAYPLSIWHENKAGNICSYPYSCALRAGASYNYLLVNGERRLTPREMFRLQGFPDSYKIVVADTQARKQAGNAVPVNLVKAVILKLLPFVATSMDMTSVLREYEVSYGKQ